The Candidatus Sysuiplasma jiujiangense genome includes a window with the following:
- a CDS encoding nucleoside triphosphate pyrophosphohydrolase family protein → MKDSLTLDEYQLLASRTANGIDNQTDRRFNALLGLIGETGEFVENAFRRPVVTGSFMRQYSEFVDIVVEFGRESERIKHELFHKHPKGHKIEEPKLTMENCREELGDILWYLTWLCSEFGFSLEEVAQANIDKLRERYPEGFSVERSINRKEAGK, encoded by the coding sequence ATGAAAGACTCGCTTACTCTCGATGAGTATCAGCTTCTCGCTTCGCGTACGGCCAACGGCATCGATAACCAGACTGACCGAAGATTCAACGCGCTGCTCGGCCTGATTGGCGAAACCGGTGAATTTGTGGAGAATGCCTTCAGGCGGCCTGTGGTCACAGGCAGTTTCATGAGGCAATATTCTGAGTTTGTGGATATAGTGGTTGAGTTCGGTCGCGAATCCGAACGAATCAAGCATGAACTCTTCCACAAACATCCGAAGGGGCACAAAATCGAGGAGCCGAAACTGACAATGGAGAACTGCAGGGAAGAGCTCGGCGATATTCTCTGGTATCTGACATGGCTCTGCTCAGAGTTTGGATTCAGCCTCGAAGAAGTAGCGCAGGCGAATATCGACAAACTCCGGGAACGCTACCCGGAAGGTTTCAGCGTCGAACGGAGCATCAACAGGAAGGAGGCAGGAAAATGA
- a CDS encoding tyrosine-type recombinase/integrase yields the protein MNPSQGRTLSPDEKAGFRTWAVGTGKYSVATAKRMAGRVARLSLILDVFNPVAEEYWKWVEKELSRGKKEKSVANDICDLNAWFEYKHISVNLPKLRQRRSPEPWVPDDNIVLAMISRQDRRPDRSAAARDKVIIEIFAFGGIRVGELVQLNLDDLRDGLLHVRSEKREKERMIGLPDFVMNDISRYITTYRIETSNALFTTKKGRVTYDYIRKIIKQEGARVGAPGMHPHALRHFCGTALVNAGVNLRAVQMHLGHASISTTQIYTHLKETKVAEVVASAFENCFRKEVGKTEFGKEVVNACEGGNVPSAGVGI from the coding sequence ATGAATCCGTCACAAGGCAGGACTCTTTCTCCCGATGAAAAGGCTGGATTCAGGACTTGGGCAGTGGGAACGGGGAAGTACTCGGTGGCAACCGCAAAGAGGATGGCCGGCAGGGTGGCGAGGCTGTCTCTGATTCTTGATGTTTTCAATCCCGTTGCAGAGGAATACTGGAAATGGGTGGAGAAGGAGCTGTCCCGCGGGAAGAAGGAGAAATCCGTGGCCAATGACATCTGCGACCTGAACGCATGGTTCGAGTACAAGCACATTTCTGTGAACCTGCCAAAATTGAGGCAGAGAAGGTCGCCGGAACCATGGGTTCCCGACGACAATATTGTGCTTGCGATGATATCGAGGCAGGACAGGAGGCCTGACAGGTCAGCTGCTGCCAGGGACAAGGTGATTATCGAGATTTTTGCCTTCGGAGGCATCCGCGTGGGGGAACTCGTCCAGCTCAACCTGGACGATCTGCGGGACGGTCTGCTGCATGTGCGGAGCGAGAAAAGGGAAAAGGAGCGTATGATAGGCCTTCCGGACTTTGTGATGAACGACATCAGTCGCTACATTACCACCTACAGGATAGAAACATCAAACGCGCTTTTCACCACGAAGAAGGGAAGAGTGACATACGATTACATCAGGAAAATCATAAAGCAGGAAGGAGCGAGAGTCGGCGCGCCGGGAATGCACCCTCACGCCCTCCGGCATTTCTGCGGGACGGCGCTGGTGAACGCCGGCGTGAACCTGAGGGCGGTCCAAATGCACCTGGGCCATGCCTCCATCAGCACGACACAAATATACACGCACCTGAAGGAGACAAAGGTGGCGGAGGTCGTGGCCAGCGCTTTTGAAAACTGCTTTCGGAAAGAGGTGGGAAAAACGGAATTTGGGAAAGAAGTCGTGAATGCATGTGAAGGTGGGAATGTACCAAGTGCAGGTGTCGGGATTTGA
- the truD gene encoding tRNA pseudouridine(13) synthase TruD produces the protein MSGPTSSQSDIAIGMRVYLTHSEGIGGAIKNEADDFIVDEIPILPQQKEGGRYSICKVTVRNWETNRLIREISRRLHISRKRIGFAGTKDKKGITSQFMSFEDVDENALRSLDISDVDIQFIQRSGRKLNIGDLWGNRFSIRIRDCDYSGASLIDRAEAVVSELRANGGFANFFGVQRFGSIRPNTHIVGYRIAKRDFKGAVHAYAGNPSGNESEAVRHARTLFDEGGNPADILHSMPDVMVFEKMLIGHLSTHPDDYIGALRLLPSNLLMMFIHALQAKLFNDIISMRIEQHLPLNSAIEGDIVLPADARHLPDRDRLITVNPTNISAVNNQISIGNGFVSGLLFGYKSVFATGPHGIIEREVVRINGLNEEDFIVPEISECTSSGSRREILSPLTHVEISADGNSLLLKFDLVRGSYATSLLREIMK, from the coding sequence ATGTCAGGTCCAACGTCTTCCCAATCTGATATTGCAATAGGAATGAGAGTTTATCTCACCCATTCTGAAGGCATTGGAGGCGCAATAAAGAACGAAGCTGATGATTTCATCGTTGATGAAATACCTATACTTCCTCAGCAGAAGGAAGGTGGACGCTACTCGATATGCAAGGTCACCGTCAGGAACTGGGAAACAAACAGACTTATTAGGGAAATTTCCCGGAGGCTGCATATCAGCAGGAAGAGGATCGGTTTTGCCGGAACCAAAGACAAGAAAGGAATTACTTCACAGTTCATGAGCTTCGAGGATGTTGATGAGAATGCTCTTCGTTCCCTGGATATCTCCGATGTCGACATACAGTTCATCCAGAGATCAGGCAGAAAACTCAATATCGGCGATCTCTGGGGGAACAGATTTTCTATCAGAATCAGAGACTGCGATTATTCGGGTGCTTCTCTCATTGACCGCGCAGAAGCAGTGGTTTCAGAACTTCGGGCCAACGGCGGCTTCGCGAATTTTTTTGGTGTCCAGCGTTTCGGAAGCATAAGGCCAAACACGCATATTGTTGGTTATCGGATAGCGAAGAGGGATTTCAAAGGGGCAGTTCATGCGTATGCGGGCAATCCTTCAGGAAATGAGAGTGAAGCTGTAAGACATGCAAGAACCTTGTTTGACGAAGGAGGGAATCCGGCAGACATACTACATTCGATGCCTGATGTAATGGTTTTCGAGAAAATGCTGATCGGGCATCTGTCTACACATCCAGACGATTACATTGGAGCGTTAAGGCTTTTACCGTCGAACCTGCTCATGATGTTTATACACGCACTTCAGGCAAAACTCTTCAACGATATCATCAGCATGCGAATTGAACAGCATCTGCCATTGAACTCAGCTATTGAAGGTGACATTGTTCTTCCGGCAGACGCCAGACATCTTCCTGACAGGGACAGACTGATAACCGTTAATCCTACAAATATATCGGCTGTCAATAATCAGATTTCCATTGGAAACGGTTTTGTGTCCGGCCTCCTTTTCGGGTACAAGTCTGTTTTCGCAACCGGGCCGCATGGTATTATTGAAAGGGAAGTCGTACGCATAAATGGTCTGAATGAGGAAGATTTTATTGTCCCCGAAATATCTGAATGCACTTCCTCCGGCAGCAGACGAGAAATACTTTCTCCGCTGACTCATGTGGAGATATCCGCTGATGGAAACAGTCTTTTGCTAAAGTTCGATCTTGTGCGCGGCAGCTATGCCACATCTCTCCTCAGGGAAATTATGAAATAA
- a CDS encoding tetratricopeptide repeat protein, with product MRSDQMYRAAERSAKELERAIASSRIEATSHLKKRRLRKLFDLLSGGRMSIDEDRFSQYARVLGYSSFGSGYSDLATRFLKLIPERSMKLNDKRIIVDSLLSERKASEAANFLKTWDWSGSGSVFLILMGKLNEVKGNIPEAKKSYREALSIEEHNMEIIDRLLSLPSSEKEKRELFRLKADALVKKGNAREAFRLYKLLLRKGGSSAGILKSAGIALADAGDNAMAEKFLASSLGIEYDYDCQIALGVVQTRLGKYRNAYNELSSANEKKRITQRDIIGYFCQSCICTGRRDEANKLLRFYPDDSNERDRTATGAIFADLAVASFDRGMYDFSLKSTEIANQMGYEGKSLKKIKLETLIALNRFEEALRFIKENFPGTEDVKEERMAVLLGLGRLEEASSIADSVLLKHRDNTQALITKLTVMAKGGKEKEATEAFSETVLRVGSADALKVLCEIAKAARDDLTVLRSANAMLSVGERTAAVYNNKATALERLGRTRESERSFKKLYASGSTIDAVELLSSFYARHGMAEKEERLLTDAIKANDKIPSGLVYRLAKIKLEKGDSAGSLQVLEEHIRKKETPEGFYLQSDALNRAGRYDEAISAARLAMKLGYPAKFAEAMVADALISLNRSEEALEHYSAAIKCGSVDPLVYVRRAKLLNSMGRTEEAISEFGAIEKMFAASIRAQEECLTFYYEAKLFQKCLESAENLIRSDRKNVNAWRIRGLTMLALKRYDEAIASLNACESKDQHVLSALKTAYAATNNIASAVKTIDMIIEKHGRDRDLLLEKGSILESEGKYDVALSIYDSAIDEFGADTTAVLRKAGILHKRGKFADEVALLLELLKTDGNNPLLSGRVAEAYLSMKRYSDALEYADRAMQSDPGSSSHMTLRSRILMATQQYIEAERSVDVALTLNPKDSIALELKGELLMVEGNFSSALEVFNGALAAGICTGNIYRFRGDCLMHIEKFQEALDSYGKAMKMEPGRTDILLGKGICEYSTGKYSSAAMTLNELTRKEHENAEAWCYLGLSLSRQGLVSEGRKALEEALRIEPEFPSALLELATLNIDDFLYSKAKELLTKALELEPGNEDAKEKLELCVLKERKRKSEENAKSLLKLEYEMNRIPTREEAFSVCKIPIDEIDDAFEAVQEPTTLTVPSAGDPGWEAIENRSAEVMLKCFKNEKTASLGLRLCDIVANFTSYSLDECKQSLEYIRKVQQMNIIEGVEDSRFEKLMKKATKLRPEDRNTIGIVRNLNVGIYTGRLIMGSLAAMGKSGYRSDYVVVSPPVMAQESSIYNDYESRQELMEQYYGKKESMPEERVEIQQEDEKCLYHGKDAIGECGACQTNICDECLTATGGSCPNCGIILMNEEEGSAGGGL from the coding sequence ATGCGTTCAGACCAGATGTACCGGGCGGCCGAGAGATCGGCAAAGGAATTGGAGAGAGCCATTGCGTCGTCGAGAATAGAGGCGACCTCACACCTGAAGAAACGGCGTCTCAGGAAACTGTTTGACCTGTTGTCAGGGGGCAGAATGTCGATTGATGAGGACAGGTTCAGCCAGTATGCGAGGGTTCTGGGCTACTCAAGTTTCGGCTCGGGTTACTCGGATCTCGCAACGAGATTCCTCAAGCTCATCCCAGAACGATCAATGAAGTTAAATGACAAGAGAATTATTGTGGATTCACTTCTTTCCGAACGAAAGGCGAGCGAGGCTGCAAACTTCCTGAAGACGTGGGACTGGTCCGGATCCGGGTCAGTTTTCCTCATACTCATGGGTAAACTAAATGAAGTTAAAGGGAACATTCCGGAAGCGAAGAAATCATACAGAGAGGCACTTTCCATAGAAGAGCACAATATGGAAATCATTGACAGGCTTCTCAGCCTACCTTCATCGGAAAAGGAAAAGAGGGAATTATTCAGGCTCAAGGCAGATGCCCTTGTGAAAAAAGGGAATGCAAGGGAAGCATTCAGGCTCTATAAGCTGCTGCTCAGAAAAGGCGGTAGCTCTGCAGGAATATTGAAATCGGCAGGAATAGCCCTCGCAGATGCGGGAGACAATGCGATGGCAGAAAAATTTCTTGCATCATCGCTGGGTATCGAATATGATTATGATTGCCAGATTGCCCTTGGGGTCGTACAGACCAGACTCGGAAAATACAGAAATGCATATAACGAATTATCGTCGGCGAATGAAAAGAAACGCATCACGCAAAGGGATATCATCGGATATTTCTGCCAGTCCTGCATCTGCACCGGTCGGAGAGACGAAGCTAACAAGCTGCTGCGGTTTTATCCAGATGATTCGAACGAACGGGACAGAACTGCAACGGGTGCCATATTCGCAGATCTGGCAGTTGCCAGTTTCGACAGAGGGATGTATGATTTTTCACTGAAATCAACTGAAATTGCAAACCAGATGGGTTATGAAGGCAAATCGCTGAAAAAAATAAAACTCGAAACCCTGATAGCATTGAACAGATTCGAAGAAGCTTTGAGGTTCATAAAGGAAAATTTCCCTGGCACCGAGGACGTGAAAGAGGAAAGAATGGCTGTGCTTCTTGGTCTGGGAAGACTGGAGGAGGCATCGTCGATAGCTGACAGTGTTCTCCTGAAGCACAGAGATAATACTCAGGCGCTGATTACGAAACTCACAGTGATGGCAAAAGGAGGAAAAGAGAAAGAGGCGACGGAGGCGTTTTCAGAGACCGTTCTGAGGGTTGGCAGTGCAGATGCACTTAAAGTTTTATGCGAAATAGCGAAAGCCGCCAGAGATGATCTTACGGTGCTCAGAAGCGCCAATGCAATGTTATCCGTCGGCGAGAGGACAGCGGCTGTTTACAACAATAAGGCAACCGCGCTTGAAAGATTGGGCCGGACAAGAGAAAGCGAACGCAGCTTTAAAAAACTATATGCCAGCGGGAGCACAATAGACGCTGTCGAACTGCTGAGTTCATTCTATGCAAGACATGGTATGGCTGAGAAAGAGGAGAGGCTTCTCACTGATGCGATTAAGGCAAACGACAAAATACCTTCTGGACTCGTTTACAGGCTAGCTAAAATAAAGCTAGAAAAGGGAGATTCCGCCGGTTCACTTCAAGTTCTGGAAGAACACATCAGAAAGAAGGAAACACCGGAAGGATTCTATCTGCAGTCTGATGCGCTGAACAGAGCAGGAAGGTATGATGAAGCCATTAGCGCGGCACGACTCGCGATGAAACTCGGATACCCTGCGAAGTTTGCCGAGGCAATGGTCGCTGATGCACTCATTTCATTGAACAGAAGCGAAGAAGCGTTGGAACATTACAGCGCAGCAATAAAGTGCGGTTCGGTTGATCCGCTCGTTTACGTGAGGAGGGCAAAACTCCTTAATTCAATGGGCAGGACGGAAGAAGCCATATCTGAATTTGGTGCCATTGAAAAGATGTTCGCAGCTTCAATCAGGGCGCAGGAGGAGTGCCTGACATTTTACTATGAGGCAAAACTGTTCCAGAAGTGTTTGGAGAGTGCCGAAAATCTCATAAGGAGCGACAGGAAAAATGTCAACGCCTGGAGAATTAGAGGTCTCACGATGCTGGCATTGAAGAGATATGATGAGGCAATAGCGTCTCTGAATGCCTGTGAGTCAAAGGACCAACATGTTCTCAGCGCATTGAAGACAGCATATGCCGCTACAAACAACATCGCATCAGCAGTCAAAACTATCGACATGATTATTGAGAAGCATGGCCGGGACAGGGATCTTCTACTGGAAAAGGGAAGCATTCTTGAAAGTGAAGGAAAATATGATGTCGCATTGTCGATATACGATTCGGCGATCGACGAGTTTGGAGCGGATACAACCGCTGTTCTACGAAAAGCGGGTATCTTGCACAAACGGGGAAAATTTGCGGATGAAGTCGCATTGCTTCTAGAGTTATTGAAGACTGACGGAAACAATCCATTGCTGTCGGGCAGAGTTGCAGAGGCCTACCTTTCTATGAAGAGATACTCTGATGCACTTGAATACGCTGACAGGGCAATGCAGTCGGATCCCGGCTCCAGCAGCCACATGACGCTCAGAAGCAGAATACTTATGGCGACTCAGCAGTACATTGAAGCTGAGCGTTCTGTTGATGTGGCACTCACCCTCAACCCGAAAGATTCCATTGCACTTGAGCTGAAGGGCGAACTTCTCATGGTTGAAGGCAATTTTTCGAGCGCGCTTGAAGTGTTCAACGGAGCTCTTGCAGCCGGAATATGCACGGGCAACATATACAGGTTCAGAGGAGACTGTCTGATGCATATTGAAAAGTTCCAGGAAGCACTTGACTCGTATGGAAAGGCAATGAAGATGGAACCGGGGAGAACCGACATACTTCTCGGTAAGGGCATATGCGAGTACAGCACCGGAAAATATTCTTCGGCAGCAATGACGTTAAATGAATTAACAAGAAAGGAACATGAGAACGCAGAGGCCTGGTGTTATCTGGGTCTCTCGCTTAGCAGACAGGGGCTCGTTTCTGAAGGAAGAAAGGCACTTGAGGAAGCTTTACGTATTGAGCCAGAATTCCCATCGGCACTCCTGGAGCTTGCAACGCTGAATATCGACGATTTCCTTTACAGTAAAGCAAAAGAACTCCTTACAAAGGCACTGGAACTCGAACCAGGTAACGAAGACGCAAAGGAGAAACTCGAATTGTGCGTATTGAAGGAAAGGAAGCGGAAGTCGGAGGAAAATGCAAAGTCCCTCCTGAAGCTGGAATATGAAATGAACAGGATACCGACAAGGGAGGAAGCTTTTTCAGTTTGCAAAATACCAATAGATGAAATAGATGACGCATTCGAGGCTGTTCAGGAGCCGACAACACTTACCGTGCCTTCGGCAGGTGATCCTGGCTGGGAGGCGATAGAAAACAGGTCAGCTGAAGTAATGCTCAAATGCTTCAAAAATGAAAAGACGGCTTCACTCGGTCTGAGACTATGCGACATAGTTGCAAACTTCACATCTTATTCTCTCGACGAGTGCAAGCAGTCACTGGAATACATAAGAAAAGTGCAGCAGATGAACATAATCGAAGGTGTTGAAGATAGCAGGTTCGAAAAACTTATGAAGAAGGCAACAAAACTGAGACCCGAGGATAGGAATACAATAGGGATTGTCAGGAATCTGAATGTTGGCATTTACACCGGTAGACTCATAATGGGAAGTCTTGCTGCCATGGGAAAAAGCGGTTACCGTTCTGACTATGTTGTAGTCTCTCCCCCGGTTATGGCACAGGAAAGCAGCATCTATAACGACTACGAGTCAAGACAGGAGCTCATGGAACAGTATTATGGCAAAAAAGAAAGTATGCCTGAAGAACGTGTTGAAATTCAGCAGGAGGATGAAAAATGCCTCTATCATGGAAAGGATGCAATAGGTGAATGTGGAGCGTGCCAGACAAACATATGTGACGAATGCCTTACCGCAACAGGAGGGAGCTGTCCTAACTGCGGCATAATATTGATGAACGAGGAGGAAGGAAGTGCAGGCGGCGGGCTTTGA
- a CDS encoding NAD(P)/FAD-dependent oxidoreductase, with translation MIKSENKGEKIRVLVVGAGFAGITAAKALSDKLSDLSVDTVDITIVSDRNYHLFTPLLYQIASGLANPYHVIQPVRSIAASLGAQFYEAEVKRVDIENKLVETEKTTIPYDFLILAPGSEPNDFGIRGVKDNAFFLKKLKDGEAIRNQLLKCLEIASSPETEADERRRLLSFVVVGGGSSGVELAGTLSDYLKILHKYYSDLNLKNNARIYLIEAEKRLMPELDERVSRLCTTVLTEKGITVVLGKKVKSVGRREIELSDGSKIQSETTIWTAGIRPNSLVSDLNDAIVQKKNGRIVVDKQLRLPRFREVYALGDCAYVSTMEGGAVPATASAAVQEGQFAGTHLAYTIEQPEKTAVMNFTYRDKGVMLSLGRFEGVSVFGNGVLIKGLPGWLSWRFVHLAYISTIRNKMGILLDWTLAIFYRRIVSRTDYK, from the coding sequence TTGATAAAAAGTGAAAACAAGGGCGAAAAAATTAGAGTTCTTGTTGTTGGAGCCGGATTCGCCGGAATTACTGCTGCTAAGGCGCTTTCGGATAAGTTAAGCGATCTCTCGGTCGACACCGTAGACATTACAATTGTGAGCGACAGAAACTATCACCTCTTCACTCCATTGTTATATCAGATAGCTTCTGGCCTCGCCAATCCTTATCATGTTATTCAGCCCGTCAGGAGCATCGCGGCAAGTCTGGGTGCTCAATTCTACGAAGCGGAAGTCAAGAGAGTCGATATTGAGAATAAGCTGGTGGAAACGGAGAAGACCACGATTCCTTACGATTTTCTTATATTGGCTCCTGGCTCTGAACCCAATGATTTTGGTATTCGGGGTGTAAAGGATAACGCCTTTTTTCTTAAGAAATTGAAGGATGGAGAAGCCATCAGGAACCAACTCCTGAAGTGTCTCGAAATAGCCTCGTCACCAGAAACAGAGGCAGATGAAAGAAGAAGACTGCTTTCGTTTGTAGTTGTAGGCGGGGGATCTTCAGGAGTAGAACTTGCAGGAACGCTTTCTGACTATCTGAAGATACTGCATAAATACTATTCCGATCTGAATTTGAAAAATAACGCAAGAATTTATCTTATAGAGGCAGAAAAGAGATTGATGCCTGAATTGGATGAAAGGGTGTCACGCTTATGCACGACCGTTCTGACTGAAAAAGGCATTACTGTAGTATTGGGGAAAAAAGTGAAATCGGTCGGAAGAAGGGAAATTGAGCTCTCTGATGGCTCCAAAATACAATCCGAGACGACAATATGGACTGCAGGAATTAGACCTAATTCCCTAGTTTCAGATTTGAACGATGCTATAGTGCAAAAAAAGAATGGGAGAATTGTAGTGGACAAACAACTCAGATTGCCAAGGTTTCGTGAAGTTTATGCACTGGGAGACTGTGCCTATGTTTCCACGATGGAAGGTGGAGCAGTTCCTGCCACTGCATCCGCTGCCGTTCAGGAAGGCCAATTTGCCGGAACCCATCTCGCTTACACAATCGAACAGCCGGAGAAGACGGCAGTAATGAACTTCACCTACAGAGACAAAGGTGTAATGCTGTCTCTCGGAAGATTTGAGGGGGTATCCGTGTTCGGCAATGGTGTGCTTATAAAGGGACTGCCAGGATGGCTCAGCTGGCGTTTCGTGCACCTTGCCTACATAAGCACCATAAGAAACAAAATGGGCATTCTCCTCGATTGGACATTGGCAATATTCTACAGGAGAATAGTAAGCAGAACAGACTACAAATGA